The Seriola aureovittata isolate HTS-2021-v1 ecotype China chromosome 12, ASM2101889v1, whole genome shotgun sequence genome window below encodes:
- the rbp1.1 gene encoding retinol-binding protein 1.1, whose amino-acid sequence MPVDLNGYWKMISNDNFEEYLKALDVNVAIRKIATLLKPDKDIFHDGDHIIIKTLSTFKNYNMDFYVGKEFEEDLSGVDDRKCMTTITWEGDKLVCVQKGEIEGRGWTHWVEGDELHLELRAAGAVSKQVFKKT is encoded by the exons ATGCCTGTTGATCTCAACGGATATTGGAAAATGATTTCCAATGATAACTTCGAGGAGTACCTGAAGGCTCTCG ATGTAAATGTTGCCATCAGGAAAATTGCAACCTTGTTGAAGCCTGACAAGGACATCTTCCACGACGGGGACCACATAATCATCAAAACCCTCAGCACCTTCAAAAACTACAACATGGACTTCTATGTAGGCAAAGAGTTCGAGGAGGATCTCTCCGGAGTGGACGACCGGAAATGCATG ACCACTATCACTTGGGAAGGAGAcaagctggtgtgtgtgcagaagGGAGAGATTGAAGGAAGAGGCTGGACCCACTGGGTGGAAGGAGATGAGCTTCATTTG gagctgagagctgcaggagctgttAGCAAGCAGGTCTTCAAGAAGACCTAA
- the rbp2b gene encoding retinol-binding protein 2b yields MPADFSGKWILETNDKFEEYLKVLNIDFATRKIAISLSQTKVVVQDGDKFDFKTLSTFRNYELGFTVGVEFDEYTKGLDNRNIKSLVTWEGDKLVCTQKGEKANRGWKHWIEGDKLYLELTCEDVVCLQVFKRKE; encoded by the exons ATGCCTGCAGACTTCAGTGGGAAATGGATACTGGAAACCAATGACAAATTTGAGGAATATTTGAAAGTATTAA ATATTGACTTTGCTACAAGGAAAATCGCCATCTCCCTGTCTCAGACCAAAGTGGTTGTCCAGGATGGAGACAAGTTTGACTTCAAAACACTGAGCACCTTCAGGAATTATGAGCTGGGCTTCACTGTAGGAGTGGAGTTCGATGAGTACACCAAGGGACTAGACAATCGAAACATCAAG AGTCTGGTGACCTGGGAGGGGGACAAGCTGGTGTGCACCCAGAAAGGAGAGAAGGCCAACCGTGGCTGGAAACACTGGATCGAAGGAGACAAACTCTACCTG GAGCTGACATGTGAAGATGTAGTTTGTCTTCAGGTGTTCAAGAGAAAAGAATAG